One segment of Ignavibacteria bacterium DNA contains the following:
- a CDS encoding HD domain-containing protein — MLLSSRFEHALRYASVIHAGQMRKGTRVPYVAHLLGVTSIALEYGADEDEAIGALLHDAAEDAGGDGRIDDIRFRFGDAVADIVQGCTDTVEVPKPAWRKRKEDYVAHLPSASASVRLVSASDKLHNCRAILRDLRTMGDDVWKRFAGGKEGTLWYYRTLANIFTELEKNELSEELERVVSEMERIANSEQFIAP, encoded by the coding sequence ATGCTTCTCTCCTCCCGCTTTGAACACGCTCTTCGCTACGCTTCGGTGATCCATGCCGGACAAATGCGAAAGGGGACACGCGTCCCGTACGTTGCCCACCTCTTGGGCGTAACCAGTATAGCCCTTGAATATGGGGCTGATGAGGATGAGGCGATCGGTGCCCTGCTTCACGATGCGGCTGAAGACGCCGGCGGCGACGGACGGATCGATGATATCCGATTCCGATTCGGCGATGCCGTAGCCGATATCGTGCAGGGATGCACGGACACCGTGGAGGTCCCAAAGCCGGCATGGCGGAAGCGAAAGGAAGATTACGTAGCCCACCTGCCGTCGGCTTCCGCGTCGGTGCGACTGGTGTCGGCCAGCGACAAGCTTCATAACTGCCGAGCTATTCTGAGAGACCTCCGCACAATGGGTGACGATGTCTGGAAACGCTTTGCCGGTGGGAAGGAAGGCACTCTGTGGTACTACAGAACTCTTGCCAATATCTTCACAGAACTTGAGAAGAATGAACTGTCGGAGGAATTGGAACGGGTGGTATCCGAAATGGAGCGAATCGCGAACAGCGAACAATTTATAGCCCCGTAG
- a CDS encoding DUF2911 domain-containing protein: MIKLIVMFGVAALLSASVSAQINVPVAVSQRGLTSQRIGVTDISIDYGRPAVNKRVIWGDLVPYNTLWRAGANENTVFTASTPVKIEGKDLPAGRYGLHMIPSKTECIIIFSKDSHAWGSYFYNKENDALRVTVKPTSGPRSELLTFDVPSMTESSATFQLRWDSVAIPFVVSVDLGTTVANDLKAQLTGIPGFTAQNYATAAAWLVEHDTQMPLAEEWLQRTLKNTSNLYSVNAGC, translated from the coding sequence ATGATCAAACTCATCGTCATGTTCGGAGTTGCGGCACTACTATCCGCCAGTGTGTCGGCTCAGATCAATGTACCTGTGGCCGTTTCCCAGCGAGGCCTGACGTCCCAGCGGATCGGCGTAACAGACATCAGCATCGACTATGGCAGGCCGGCAGTGAACAAGAGAGTAATATGGGGCGATCTGGTTCCCTACAACACACTCTGGCGCGCGGGCGCCAATGAGAACACGGTGTTCACGGCATCCACGCCTGTGAAGATCGAGGGCAAGGATCTACCTGCCGGACGCTACGGACTGCACATGATCCCAAGCAAGACAGAGTGCATTATCATCTTCAGCAAGGATTCTCATGCATGGGGCAGCTATTTCTACAACAAGGAGAACGATGCGCTCCGAGTAACAGTAAAGCCGACCTCAGGGCCTCGTAGCGAACTGCTAACATTCGATGTTCCGTCGATGACGGAATCATCAGCCACCTTCCAACTGCGATGGGATTCTGTGGCAATCCCGTTTGTTGTCTCCGTTGATCTTGGTACTACGGTAGCGAACGATCTCAAGGCACAATTGACCGGCATACCGGGCTTCACCGCGCAGAACTATGCAACGGCTGCAGCATGGCTTGTGGAGCATGACACCCAGATGCCCCTTGCTGAAGAGTGGCTCCAGAGAACTCTGAAAAACACGTCCAACCTTTACAGCGTTAATGCTGGCTGCTAG
- a CDS encoding tetratricopeptide repeat protein — protein MLAARLDEKKGDRTTASERRKKAMEIGTNTELNSYGYELLQSGQHQDAVMVFEVNAKRFPSDPNVWDSLGEAYAMNKESKKAIECFNKSLSMNPSADVRKNSEMWLEKLR, from the coding sequence ATGCTGGCTGCTAGGCTTGATGAGAAGAAAGGCGATAGAACTACGGCCTCTGAACGTCGGAAGAAGGCAATGGAGATCGGGACGAATACCGAACTCAATTCCTATGGGTACGAGCTCCTACAAAGCGGACAGCACCAGGATGCCGTGATGGTCTTTGAAGTGAATGCTAAGCGCTTCCCATCGGACCCGAATGTATGGGACAGTCTGGGCGAAGCCTATGCCATGAATAAAGAGTCAAAGAAGGCTATCGAGTGCTTCAACAAATCACTCTCGATGAACCCATCAGCCGACGTACGGAAGAACTCGGAGATGTGGCTGGAGAAGCTGCGTTAG